The following coding sequences are from one Capsicum annuum cultivar UCD-10X-F1 chromosome 3, UCD10Xv1.1, whole genome shotgun sequence window:
- the LOC107863693 gene encoding glycine-rich RNA-binding protein RZ1B isoform X1 has product MLGEVQGYRIFVGGLSWDVTERQLEDAFSPFGKILDCQVMLERDTGRPRGFGFLTFADRRTMEDAIREMDGAEVGDRLISVNKAQPKIGSEDPDHGYGGGYLSGGRASYGGDNRSVRQDTCFSCGRPGHWARECPLKGGRGAQPLIPPPRSRHGDACGNMSGSDRDRYVDDRYDRGNYADRERYDNRYGICDRYTSNRYPPSGDCLGNRHGGSDHYPQNGYGKERGFGRDVSMRDVGDRYEAGGAACYEGRSYRDRAGPYDRPRRGRRPPSFDRY; this is encoded by the exons ATGTTAGGGGAAGTGCAAGGTTATCGAATTTTTGTTGGTGGGTTATCTTGGGACGTAACTGAACGTCAGCTCGAAGATGCCTTTAGCCCTTTCGGTAAAATTCTCGATTGTCAG GTTATGCTGGAAAGAGACACAGGCCGCCCTCGTGGCTTTGGGTTCTTAACATTTGCAGACCGTCGAACAATGGAGGATGCTATAAGAGAAATGgatggtgcggaggttggtgatAGGTTGATATCAGTGAACAAGGCCCAACCAAAGATTGGAAGTGAGGATCCTGACCATGGCTATGGTGGAGGTTACTTATCAGGTGGCAGGGCAAGCTATGGTGGGGATAATAGGTCAGTTAGGCAGGACACTTGCTTCAGCTGTGGTCGTCCTGGCCATTGGGCCAGAGAATGTCCATTAAAAGGTGGCCGGGGTGCTCAACCGCTAATACCCCCACCTCGTTCTAGGCATGGTGATGCATGTGGAAATATGTCTGGAAGTGACCGTGATAGGTACGTGGATGACCGATATGATAGAGGGAACTATGCTGATAGGGAGCGCTATGACAACAGATATGGGATCTGTGATCGATACACTAGTAACAG GTACCCTCCTAGTGGTGATTGCTTGGGCAACAGGCATGGGGGATCCGACCACTACCCTCAGAATGGCTATGGCAAAGAAAGAGGGTTCGGCAGAGATGTAAGCATGAGAGATGTGGGTGACAGATATGAAGCTGGAGGGGCAGCATGTTATGAGGGAAGAAGCTACAGAGATAGAGCTGGACCTTATGATCGCCCTCGAAGGGGCAGACGCCCACCTTCCTTCGACCGTTACTGA
- the LOC107863693 gene encoding glycine-rich RNA-binding protein RZ1B isoform X3 translates to MLERDTGRPRGFGFLTFADRRTMEDAIREMDGAEVGDRLISVNKAQPKIGSEDPDHGYGGGYLSGGRASYGGDNRSVRQDTCFSCGRPGHWARECPLKGGRGAQPLIPPPRSRHGDACGNMSGSDRDRYVDDRYDRGNYADRERYDNRYGICDRYTSNRYPPSGDCLGNRHGGSDHYPQNGYGKERGFGRDVSMRDVGDRYEAGGAACYEGRSYRDRAGPYDRPRRGRRPPSFDRY, encoded by the exons ATGCTGGAAAGAGACACAGGCCGCCCTCGTGGCTTTGGGTTCTTAACATTTGCAGACCGTCGAACAATGGAGGATGCTATAAGAGAAATGgatggtgcggaggttggtgatAGGTTGATATCAGTGAACAAGGCCCAACCAAAGATTGGAAGTGAGGATCCTGACCATGGCTATGGTGGAGGTTACTTATCAGGTGGCAGGGCAAGCTATGGTGGGGATAATAGGTCAGTTAGGCAGGACACTTGCTTCAGCTGTGGTCGTCCTGGCCATTGGGCCAGAGAATGTCCATTAAAAGGTGGCCGGGGTGCTCAACCGCTAATACCCCCACCTCGTTCTAGGCATGGTGATGCATGTGGAAATATGTCTGGAAGTGACCGTGATAGGTACGTGGATGACCGATATGATAGAGGGAACTATGCTGATAGGGAGCGCTATGACAACAGATATGGGATCTGTGATCGATACACTAGTAACAG GTACCCTCCTAGTGGTGATTGCTTGGGCAACAGGCATGGGGGATCCGACCACTACCCTCAGAATGGCTATGGCAAAGAAAGAGGGTTCGGCAGAGATGTAAGCATGAGAGATGTGGGTGACAGATATGAAGCTGGAGGGGCAGCATGTTATGAGGGAAGAAGCTACAGAGATAGAGCTGGACCTTATGATCGCCCTCGAAGGGGCAGACGCCCACCTTCCTTCGACCGTTACTGA
- the LOC107863693 gene encoding glycine-rich RNA-binding protein RZ1B isoform X2: MTEICRSADSAAQVMLERDTGRPRGFGFLTFADRRTMEDAIREMDGAEVGDRLISVNKAQPKIGSEDPDHGYGGGYLSGGRASYGGDNRSVRQDTCFSCGRPGHWARECPLKGGRGAQPLIPPPRSRHGDACGNMSGSDRDRYVDDRYDRGNYADRERYDNRYGICDRYTSNRYPPSGDCLGNRHGGSDHYPQNGYGKERGFGRDVSMRDVGDRYEAGGAACYEGRSYRDRAGPYDRPRRGRRPPSFDRY, encoded by the exons ATGACTGAAATCTGCAGGAGTGCAGATTCTGCTGCCCAA GTTATGCTGGAAAGAGACACAGGCCGCCCTCGTGGCTTTGGGTTCTTAACATTTGCAGACCGTCGAACAATGGAGGATGCTATAAGAGAAATGgatggtgcggaggttggtgatAGGTTGATATCAGTGAACAAGGCCCAACCAAAGATTGGAAGTGAGGATCCTGACCATGGCTATGGTGGAGGTTACTTATCAGGTGGCAGGGCAAGCTATGGTGGGGATAATAGGTCAGTTAGGCAGGACACTTGCTTCAGCTGTGGTCGTCCTGGCCATTGGGCCAGAGAATGTCCATTAAAAGGTGGCCGGGGTGCTCAACCGCTAATACCCCCACCTCGTTCTAGGCATGGTGATGCATGTGGAAATATGTCTGGAAGTGACCGTGATAGGTACGTGGATGACCGATATGATAGAGGGAACTATGCTGATAGGGAGCGCTATGACAACAGATATGGGATCTGTGATCGATACACTAGTAACAG GTACCCTCCTAGTGGTGATTGCTTGGGCAACAGGCATGGGGGATCCGACCACTACCCTCAGAATGGCTATGGCAAAGAAAGAGGGTTCGGCAGAGATGTAAGCATGAGAGATGTGGGTGACAGATATGAAGCTGGAGGGGCAGCATGTTATGAGGGAAGAAGCTACAGAGATAGAGCTGGACCTTATGATCGCCCTCGAAGGGGCAGACGCCCACCTTCCTTCGACCGTTACTGA